In Leptospira stimsonii, the following proteins share a genomic window:
- a CDS encoding glycosyltransferase family 4 protein: MRICIIVDDYLPESTKVAAKMMHELAVGFRRKGYEVMVVTPGANLTRSFELSVLDEIRIYKFRSGRIKNVHKIKRAFNEILLSFRAWKNLRDEFIRSEHDLILYYSPSIFWGPLVKKLKKIWRAPSYLILRDIFPQWAIDNGILKKNSLITKFFQYFERINYDNADTIGLQSYKNKEWFEQRYPIYKNLRVLFNWVENAPVKLETTPYREKLGLKEKVVFFYGGNIGHAQDMRNILRLAKNLREYPIAHFVLIGAGDEVDLVKETVIKDSLPNLTLLEPVSQNEFKNLLAEFDVGLFCLNRNHLTHNFPGKVLGYMVQSMPILGCVNPGNDLKEAIENANAGFVSIAGDDLLFKENAIKLLDKTSRGRMGLNSKKLMDEKFSVQAAIDQLFVTRH; this comes from the coding sequence ATGAGAATTTGTATCATCGTTGACGACTATCTTCCGGAAAGCACAAAGGTGGCCGCGAAGATGATGCACGAACTTGCGGTAGGATTTCGCAGGAAAGGTTACGAAGTTATGGTTGTAACGCCGGGTGCGAACTTGACTCGTTCGTTTGAACTTTCGGTTCTTGATGAAATTCGAATCTATAAATTTCGATCGGGACGGATTAAAAACGTTCACAAAATCAAAAGAGCATTCAATGAAATTTTACTCTCTTTTCGCGCATGGAAAAATCTGCGCGATGAGTTCATTAGAAGCGAACACGATCTGATTCTTTATTATTCACCGAGTATTTTTTGGGGACCGCTTGTCAAAAAATTAAAAAAAATCTGGCGAGCTCCCAGCTATTTGATCTTAAGAGATATTTTTCCCCAGTGGGCGATCGACAACGGAATCTTAAAGAAGAATTCGTTGATAACAAAATTCTTTCAATATTTTGAAAGAATCAATTACGACAACGCTGATACGATCGGTCTTCAATCGTATAAAAACAAAGAATGGTTTGAACAACGATATCCTATATACAAGAATCTTCGGGTTCTATTCAATTGGGTTGAGAATGCACCGGTAAAATTAGAGACCACTCCCTATCGAGAAAAGCTCGGCTTGAAGGAGAAAGTCGTTTTTTTTTATGGAGGAAATATCGGACATGCGCAGGATATGCGTAACATTCTAAGATTGGCAAAAAATCTGAGAGAATATCCAATTGCCCATTTTGTTTTGATCGGTGCGGGAGACGAGGTGGATCTTGTCAAAGAAACCGTAATAAAAGATTCGCTTCCAAATCTAACTCTATTAGAACCGGTCTCTCAGAATGAATTTAAAAATCTATTGGCCGAGTTTGACGTCGGTCTTTTCTGTTTAAATCGGAATCATCTAACACATAACTTTCCGGGAAAGGTTTTGGGTTATATGGTACAATCGATGCCGATTTTAGGTTGTGTGAATCCAGGAAACGATCTAAAGGAAGCGATTGAAAATGCGAACGCTGGCTTTGTTAGTATAGCCGGAGACGATTTGCTTTTTAAAGAGAATGCGATCAAACTCTTGGACAAGACATCCAGAGGAAGAATGGGTTTAAATTCAAAAAAATTAATGGACGAAAAGTTTTCCGTCCAAGCCGCAATCGATCAACTCTTTGTAACCAGACATTGA
- a CDS encoding methyltransferase, TIGR04325 family, producing the protein MYLIKILRKVVPPIFFDFGKIIFKLARKLMGQERLRHAGFEGVFDRWEEAAKLCGTYDSEKILEKCKNAILKVKNGEAAYERDSVLFDKIQYSWPLATTLLYVSNRSDGQLHVLDFGGSLGSSYFQNRIFLETIKDRSWSIVEQADFVREGNLFFQDSTLNFYDSIEVCAKDHKVNLFLASSSLPYIENSFAHIDRILEYDFPFILIDRTYFIDLPKSIVSVQKVPPEIYDASYPAWFFNIDEFLSRFEKKYNLLFDFRSHLQATDAINGIPTREMGFFFEIKS; encoded by the coding sequence ATGTATTTAATAAAAATTTTAAGAAAAGTAGTGCCCCCCATATTTTTCGATTTTGGGAAGATCATATTCAAGCTCGCCCGGAAACTGATGGGACAAGAACGTTTACGTCACGCAGGCTTTGAGGGTGTTTTCGATCGTTGGGAAGAAGCCGCAAAGCTCTGTGGAACCTATGATTCTGAAAAGATTCTCGAAAAATGCAAAAACGCAATATTAAAAGTTAAGAATGGAGAGGCGGCGTACGAACGAGATTCGGTCTTGTTCGATAAAATTCAGTATTCTTGGCCGCTCGCTACGACTTTACTTTATGTCAGTAATCGTTCAGATGGACAATTGCATGTTCTGGACTTTGGTGGTTCGTTAGGGAGTAGTTATTTTCAGAATCGAATATTTTTGGAAACTATTAAAGATCGATCCTGGAGTATTGTAGAACAAGCTGATTTCGTAAGAGAAGGAAATTTATTCTTTCAGGATTCTACTTTAAATTTTTACGATTCAATCGAAGTATGCGCGAAAGACCATAAAGTAAATTTATTCTTAGCGTCTAGCTCGTTACCCTATATCGAGAATTCGTTTGCGCATATCGATCGGATATTAGAATATGATTTTCCTTTCATTCTAATCGATAGAACCTATTTCATTGATTTACCGAAATCGATCGTTTCGGTTCAAAAGGTACCTCCGGAAATTTACGACGCATCCTATCCTGCTTGGTTTTTCAATATCGATGAATTCCTATCGCGTTTTGAAAAAAAGTATAATTTATTGTTCGATTTTCGGAGCCATTTGCAAGCAACCGATGCTATAAATGGAATTCCAACCAGGGAGATGGGCTTTTTTTTCGAGATCAAGAGTTAG
- a CDS encoding glycosyltransferase — MNLAPIALFVYNRPNHTKATIESLSQNRYADQSELFVFCDGPKSEGHLEKVNQVKAIVKSIKGFKKVTVIEKEFNVGLANSIIAGVTDLIEKFGRVIVLEDDMVTSKYFLMYLNEGLEKYEREESVISIHAYRLPLKGKTPETYFLRGADCWGWATWKRGWDLFEHDGKKLMTALVSQNLTKEFDFGGSYPYTQMLKDQIEGRNDSWAIRWNASAFLLNLLTLYPGRSLVQNIGLDASGIHCATTDEYDVVLSETPIEIETIAFKENSKVKNLYKDYFRNLNKQNYSKRIFGKLTRILLRILPFVRKLKR; from the coding sequence ATAAACCTCGCACCGATCGCACTTTTCGTTTATAATAGACCGAATCATACAAAGGCGACGATTGAGTCACTGAGTCAAAACCGTTATGCAGATCAATCTGAATTATTTGTTTTTTGTGATGGGCCTAAGTCAGAAGGACATCTTGAAAAAGTAAATCAAGTTAAAGCCATAGTGAAGAGTATCAAAGGATTTAAGAAGGTTACGGTTATTGAAAAAGAGTTCAATGTAGGTTTAGCAAATTCGATAATTGCGGGAGTGACGGACCTTATTGAGAAATTTGGTAGAGTTATTGTCCTAGAAGACGATATGGTAACGTCGAAATATTTCTTAATGTATCTGAATGAAGGATTGGAAAAATATGAACGCGAAGAAAGCGTGATTTCGATTCATGCTTATCGTTTGCCATTAAAGGGTAAAACCCCTGAAACCTATTTTCTAAGAGGTGCAGATTGTTGGGGATGGGCTACATGGAAACGAGGTTGGGATCTCTTCGAACATGATGGAAAAAAACTTATGACCGCTTTGGTCTCTCAGAATCTTACGAAAGAATTCGATTTCGGCGGTTCGTATCCGTACACTCAAATGTTAAAAGACCAAATCGAGGGGAGAAACGATTCATGGGCAATCCGATGGAATGCTTCCGCGTTCCTGTTAAATCTTCTAACTTTATATCCCGGTCGATCGCTTGTCCAAAATATTGGCTTAGACGCCTCCGGAATACACTGTGCCACGACTGACGAATATGATGTTGTTTTGAGTGAAACCCCGATTGAAATTGAAACGATTGCTTTTAAGGAAAATTCCAAAGTCAAGAATTTATATAAGGATTATTTTCGAAATCTGAATAAACAAAATTATAGTAAAAGGATATTTGGGAAACTAACCCGTATTCTTCTCAGGATTCTACCATTCGTTCGGAAATTGAAACGTTGA
- a CDS encoding sugar 3,4-ketoisomerase, whose translation MDEIIVENSGYVVLKKIHDSRDGNLIIMEELKDIPFEIKRVYYINNLENSVSIRGLHAHKQIEQVIFCISGSFILNLDDGNVKQSIMMNADNIGVILGKMLWHSMENFSAGCVLLVVASDYYSENDYIRDYSEFLILSQKNK comes from the coding sequence ATGGACGAAATTATTGTTGAAAATTCAGGTTATGTTGTTTTAAAAAAAATACACGATAGCAGGGATGGGAATCTAATTATAATGGAGGAACTGAAAGATATCCCTTTTGAAATTAAACGTGTTTACTATATAAACAATTTAGAAAATTCAGTTAGCATACGAGGTTTACATGCACATAAACAAATCGAACAGGTTATTTTTTGCATTAGCGGAAGCTTTATACTAAACCTCGATGACGGGAACGTGAAACAAAGCATTATGATGAATGCGGATAATATCGGCGTAATTTTAGGAAAAATGCTTTGGCATTCGATGGAAAACTTTTCCGCAGGTTGCGTTCTCTTAGTAGTGGCATCCGATTACTACAGTGAAAACGATTATATTAGAGATTACTCGGAATTTCTAATTCTTAGTCAGAAAAATAAATGA
- a CDS encoding glycosyl transferase produces MKYLCTLFDYNYLPLGLALYKSIRRNFPDFHLWILAMDSKAFHFLQKESLENVTIISLDDIEDEEVLIAKGNRTWQEYCWTLSPVLPSYILDENPEIDHITYLDSDIYFFSDVQPIYEEIGNHSIMIIPHRFPKRLDHLKANGVYNVQMVYFKRDELGMSCLSRWKSQCLEWCYNKVEEDRLGDQKYLDRWPETYENVCVLNNEQAGVALWNIEQYEVRVEDSKIYINGKPLIFYHFHLFKLFSNFIYGTGVSDYSLDYSKIRKIYDEYLGELFEVVTHFDLKLRRLGVKGIFKFMERNDFYSFNYFLGTFWKISLFGFLLGKRILIFGRNYFRKTLFLF; encoded by the coding sequence ATGAAATATCTTTGCACATTGTTCGATTACAACTACCTGCCTCTTGGACTAGCGTTGTATAAATCGATTCGTCGTAATTTTCCGGATTTTCATCTTTGGATTCTTGCGATGGATTCTAAGGCGTTTCATTTTCTTCAAAAAGAATCATTGGAGAATGTCACAATAATTTCATTGGATGATATCGAAGACGAAGAGGTTTTGATTGCCAAGGGGAATCGAACATGGCAAGAATACTGTTGGACTTTGTCGCCGGTCTTGCCTAGTTATATTCTCGATGAGAACCCTGAAATCGATCATATAACATATTTAGACTCGGACATCTATTTTTTCTCCGATGTCCAGCCGATTTATGAAGAGATTGGAAATCATTCTATAATGATCATTCCCCACCGTTTTCCAAAACGGCTTGATCACCTCAAAGCGAACGGGGTATATAATGTTCAAATGGTATATTTTAAAAGAGACGAATTAGGAATGAGTTGTCTCTCGCGCTGGAAGAGTCAGTGTTTAGAATGGTGTTATAATAAGGTAGAAGAAGATCGATTAGGTGACCAAAAATATTTGGACAGGTGGCCGGAAACTTATGAAAACGTATGCGTATTGAATAATGAGCAAGCTGGAGTCGCCCTTTGGAATATCGAGCAGTATGAAGTAAGGGTCGAGGATTCAAAGATATATATTAACGGAAAGCCCTTAATATTCTATCATTTCCATTTATTCAAATTATTCTCAAATTTTATTTATGGAACCGGCGTTTCTGATTATAGTTTAGATTATTCTAAAATCAGAAAGATTTATGATGAATATTTGGGTGAGTTATTCGAGGTGGTTACGCATTTCGATTTAAAACTTAGGCGGCTTGGTGTTAAGGGAATTTTTAAATTCATGGAAAGGAATGATTTTTATTCCTTCAATTATTTCTTAGGAACTTTTTGGAAAATTTCTCTCTTCGGATTCTTGCTAGGAAAGCGAATTCTAATATTTGGTAGAAATTATTTTAGAAAGACACTCTTTTTATTCTAA
- a CDS encoding sugar transferase: protein MNYERRHSKIYEQFFLSLSFQILIGWLLLISGIYITLGFVLGWNKEILFYENNFNTIVASIFSFSFSVISLRKIFKFPVAQSSGYIFPIVTFAYALIIAYFFFIRKSYSSQVLTAAYVITLAWCFSGYFIGHRYRILKIAFIPLGSAKTMENTHGAEFYPLDEPSLKNQEYDAVVADLTSDELTPEFERFLAKCTLSGIPVYHTKQIKEALTGRVKIHHLSENDFGSLLPSQFYGFLKRTIDLFACLILIPLILPFLAITALIIKIESSGPAIFRQKRMGYRGKIFTMYKFRSMYSDIRGQKFTEGPADPRITRFGKFIRKYRIDELPQLFNVLFGSMSFIGPRPESYELSQWYEKEVPFFSYRHIVRPGITGWAQVEQGYAAEVEGMNVKLEYDFYYIKNFSFWLDMLITFKTIKTIVTGFGSR from the coding sequence ATGAATTACGAGCGCCGACATTCTAAAATTTACGAACAATTCTTTCTCAGTCTGTCGTTTCAGATTCTTATAGGCTGGTTGCTTTTGATTTCCGGGATCTATATCACCCTAGGATTTGTCTTAGGTTGGAATAAAGAAATCCTCTTTTATGAAAATAATTTCAATACGATCGTTGCTAGCATATTTTCTTTTTCTTTTTCTGTGATTTCTCTGCGGAAAATTTTTAAATTTCCGGTCGCTCAATCCTCTGGTTACATTTTTCCGATCGTTACCTTTGCATACGCATTGATTATCGCTTATTTCTTCTTCATTCGCAAGTCGTATAGTAGTCAGGTTCTGACCGCGGCTTATGTGATCACTTTGGCTTGGTGTTTTTCCGGTTATTTTATCGGACATCGTTATAGAATTCTCAAGATCGCATTTATTCCTTTGGGTTCTGCAAAGACGATGGAGAATACACACGGCGCGGAATTCTATCCTTTGGATGAGCCCTCGTTAAAGAACCAAGAATACGACGCAGTGGTTGCAGATTTGACTTCGGATGAATTAACTCCGGAATTTGAAAGGTTTTTAGCAAAATGTACACTTTCCGGAATTCCAGTCTACCACACAAAACAGATCAAAGAAGCGCTAACGGGAAGAGTAAAGATCCATCATCTTTCGGAGAATGATTTCGGTTCGCTTCTCCCTTCGCAGTTTTATGGGTTTCTGAAAAGAACGATCGATCTGTTTGCCTGCCTCATCCTAATTCCATTGATCCTTCCTTTTTTGGCAATCACGGCGCTGATTATTAAGATTGAAAGTTCTGGACCTGCGATCTTTCGTCAGAAAAGAATGGGTTACAGAGGTAAAATTTTTACCATGTATAAGTTCCGAAGTATGTATTCGGATATAAGAGGGCAGAAATTTACGGAAGGCCCGGCTGATCCAAGGATCACGAGATTTGGTAAATTTATTCGAAAATATAGAATCGATGAATTACCGCAGTTATTCAATGTATTGTTTGGATCAATGAGTTTTATTGGACCGCGACCGGAATCATACGAACTTTCTCAATGGTATGAAAAGGAAGTACCGTTCTTTAGCTATCGACACATTGTGCGTCCCGGTATCACTGGTTGGGCACAAGTGGAACAAGGATATGCCGCCGAAGTCGAAGGAATGAACGTAAAGTTGGAATATGATTTTTATTATATTAAGAATTTTTCATTTTGGCTCGATATGCTTATTACTTTTAAAACGATCAAAACGATTGTAACAGGCTTTGGCTCTCGATGA
- a CDS encoding O-antigen polymerase, with the protein MSLIIFAFGILNITLSYLLLKKTGLVLLLVQSYWFFWMFISSLSLTGLFIPSDFTYYLYIMLLSSLTIGAGLYRFSSSRIIFRRPLSRFRILLKQKERLFFLFLLFCIFPIVLFLFLKSVYLNLRPDALSPALFRSAAYGLNGESILFGKNKYLYYYSLLITPIVFASLFLGTAFYLRLKKVRVLSLSFALVAMETLMFLGRFGFYYILISLLFILFIKTFRDIRSVLRSFTFGRVFAILAIFTLIFFVGALRNKERKFDFNEFVNTYVIDYHTESFSIFDSELNSRESIIHERTYGRASIGGIESTVSFLMALIRIPYHFQIQADLIGGYLSKNRLLGYGADGRAKEYNAFGSVLFTLYKDGGIPFTVFMGILFGFCVAKFSRSFISLNPYQLSLLSSLLFIGIFGLFKPVLAEQVPQTILFLFIFWRL; encoded by the coding sequence ATGTCGCTAATCATTTTCGCTTTCGGAATTTTAAATATTACCCTTTCATACCTCTTACTAAAGAAGACCGGCTTGGTTCTCTTATTGGTTCAATCCTATTGGTTTTTTTGGATGTTTATTTCCTCGCTTTCTTTGACGGGATTGTTTATTCCTTCGGATTTCACGTATTATCTTTATATAATGCTTTTGTCCTCGCTTACGATCGGGGCTGGTCTGTATAGATTCTCGAGTTCGAGGATCATATTTCGGCGTCCTTTGAGTAGATTTCGGATTTTACTTAAGCAGAAAGAAAGGTTATTTTTTCTATTTTTGCTTTTTTGTATTTTTCCGATCGTTTTATTTCTTTTTCTGAAATCAGTTTATCTAAACTTGCGGCCGGATGCTTTATCACCGGCCCTTTTTAGGTCGGCGGCATATGGCTTAAATGGGGAATCTATTTTATTCGGAAAAAATAAGTATCTTTACTACTACTCTTTGCTGATTACTCCGATTGTTTTCGCTTCCTTATTTCTTGGGACTGCTTTCTATTTGCGTTTGAAAAAGGTTAGGGTTCTTTCTTTGTCTTTCGCGTTGGTGGCAATGGAAACGTTGATGTTCTTAGGGCGGTTTGGGTTTTATTATATTTTAATTTCACTTCTTTTTATTTTATTTATAAAGACCTTTAGGGATATTAGGTCGGTTTTACGTTCCTTCACTTTCGGAAGAGTGTTCGCTATTTTAGCGATTTTTACTTTAATATTTTTCGTGGGTGCATTGAGGAATAAAGAGCGGAAGTTCGATTTCAATGAATTTGTTAATACATACGTAATTGATTATCATACGGAATCTTTTTCGATATTTGATTCCGAGTTAAATAGTAGGGAATCAATAATCCACGAACGAACCTACGGGAGGGCGTCTATAGGAGGTATAGAAAGCACGGTCTCATTTTTAATGGCATTAATTAGAATTCCTTATCATTTTCAAATACAGGCAGATTTGATCGGGGGGTATTTGAGTAAAAATAGATTGTTAGGTTATGGCGCCGATGGGCGAGCAAAAGAGTATAATGCTTTCGGCTCTGTCTTATTTACACTCTATAAGGATGGTGGAATTCCTTTTACGGTATTTATGGGAATCCTCTTCGGATTTTGTGTAGCTAAGTTCTCCCGATCTTTTATTTCCTTAAATCCGTATCAATTGTCCCTCTTGTCTTCTCTCTTGTTTATTGGAATATTTGGTCTTTTTAAACCGGTCTTAGCGGAACAGGTTCCACAGACGATTCTCTTTCTTTTCATTTTTTGGCGTTTGTAA
- a CDS encoding DegT/DnrJ/EryC1/StrS family aminotransferase translates to MIDYENLRFVNAPFFEELKESLSKVIESGWYVLGNEVQIFEKQFAEYNGNRFCIGVANGLDALTISLKALDLEEGSEILVPSNTYIASILAILHAGLKPVLVEPDIRTYNIDPAEILQKVNKKTRGILVVHLYGKPCEMDSILEIKERNGLVLIEDCAQSHGSKYKGRNTGTFGDLSGFSFYPTKNLGALGDAGAIVTDNEKYYEIGKKLRNYGSGVKYINDLVGYNSRLDELQAAFLNIKLKKLDSMNAHKRKLAQVYLENLKSDFIKPITTKDTFDVYHIFNIRHESRDKLRDYLLSNDVKTEIHYPIPPHKQKAMSGILNYSNDEFLISEEIHRTTLSLPISSFHTIDDISHVVELMNCF, encoded by the coding sequence ATGATCGATTACGAAAATTTGCGATTTGTAAACGCTCCGTTCTTTGAAGAGTTGAAGGAATCCCTCTCAAAAGTTATCGAGAGCGGATGGTATGTTTTAGGTAATGAAGTTCAAATCTTCGAAAAACAATTTGCCGAGTATAATGGAAATCGATTTTGTATCGGTGTTGCGAATGGACTCGACGCACTTACCATTTCGCTCAAGGCCTTGGATTTGGAGGAAGGATCTGAAATCCTCGTTCCCTCCAATACTTATATCGCGTCCATTTTAGCGATATTACATGCGGGTTTAAAGCCCGTATTAGTGGAGCCGGATATTCGAACATACAATATCGACCCGGCTGAAATTTTACAAAAGGTAAACAAAAAAACTCGGGGCATCCTCGTTGTTCACCTTTATGGTAAACCCTGTGAAATGGATTCTATACTTGAGATTAAGGAGCGAAATGGTTTAGTTTTAATCGAAGATTGCGCTCAATCACATGGGTCCAAATACAAAGGAAGAAATACGGGAACTTTTGGTGATCTCAGCGGATTTAGTTTTTACCCAACAAAGAACTTGGGTGCGCTTGGGGACGCCGGAGCGATTGTTACGGATAATGAAAAGTACTATGAGATTGGGAAAAAGTTAAGAAATTACGGATCCGGTGTTAAGTACATAAACGATCTTGTTGGTTATAATTCGCGCCTTGATGAATTGCAAGCCGCCTTTTTGAATATCAAATTAAAAAAACTCGATAGCATGAACGCTCACAAAAGAAAATTGGCTCAGGTTTACCTTGAGAATCTAAAAAGTGATTTTATTAAACCGATTACGACGAAGGATACTTTTGATGTTTATCATATTTTCAATATTCGACATGAGTCTAGAGATAAATTAAGGGATTATCTTTTGTCGAATGACGTCAAGACGGAGATTCATTATCCAATTCCCCCGCATAAGCAGAAGGCGATGTCTGGTATACTCAATTACTCGAATGATGAATTTTTAATATCAGAAGAGATACATAGAACTACGCTAAGTTTGCCGATTTCATCTTTTCATACTATTGATGATATTTCGCACGTAGTTGAACTTATGAACTGCTTTTAG
- the wecB gene encoding non-hydrolyzing UDP-N-acetylglucosamine 2-epimerase: MLKVMTIVGTRPELIKMSRVIAELDRSFHHILVHSGQNYDYELNQVFFEDLEIRKPDYFLNVAGETATATIAQVLLKADEIFESEKPDALLLYGDTNTCLSIISAKRRKIPVFHMEAGNRCFDQRVPEELNRKVVDHLSDINLVLTEHARRYLLAEGIRPETIIKTGSHMDEVLQYYREKIDRSKILTELKLEERQYFIVSSHREENVDTVENLQNLLESLNAICEEYKLPVIVSTHPRTRKRLEGFKELKMNPLITFLKPFGFLDYIRLQMSAFCILSDSGTITEEASLLELPAITIRNAHERPEGMDVGTLIMSGLKKERILDSIRIVTNQNKSGYGKKKVVEDYPAGEVSKKIVSIVQSYTDYINRTVWHKS; this comes from the coding sequence ATGCTTAAGGTGATGACAATCGTAGGAACTCGGCCCGAACTGATCAAGATGAGTAGGGTGATCGCCGAGCTGGACCGAAGTTTTCATCATATTCTCGTTCATTCCGGACAGAATTACGATTACGAATTGAACCAAGTATTTTTTGAGGACTTGGAGATTCGGAAACCGGATTATTTTTTGAACGTTGCGGGCGAGACTGCGACAGCGACGATCGCTCAGGTTTTACTCAAAGCGGACGAGATTTTTGAAAGCGAAAAACCGGACGCTCTTCTTTTATACGGTGACACGAACACTTGTCTTTCAATTATATCGGCGAAGAGAAGAAAGATTCCTGTGTTTCATATGGAAGCCGGGAATCGTTGTTTTGATCAAAGGGTCCCTGAAGAATTGAATCGAAAGGTGGTGGATCACCTGAGTGATATCAATCTCGTTTTAACGGAGCACGCAAGACGTTATTTATTGGCGGAAGGAATTCGACCGGAAACAATAATAAAGACCGGATCCCACATGGACGAGGTTTTACAGTATTATCGAGAAAAAATCGATCGTTCCAAAATTCTTACTGAACTGAAATTAGAAGAACGACAATACTTTATCGTAAGTTCGCACAGAGAAGAAAACGTAGATACAGTTGAGAACTTGCAAAATCTTTTAGAATCTTTGAATGCGATTTGCGAAGAATATAAACTTCCGGTTATCGTATCAACCCATCCGAGAACTCGAAAACGATTGGAAGGTTTTAAGGAATTGAAGATGAATCCTTTGATCACCTTCTTAAAGCCATTCGGGTTCCTGGATTATATACGTTTGCAGATGTCTGCGTTTTGTATCCTTTCCGATAGCGGAACCATTACGGAAGAGGCTTCTCTATTGGAACTTCCCGCCATTACGATTCGAAACGCGCACGAACGTCCCGAGGGTATGGACGTAGGAACTCTCATTATGAGCGGTCTTAAGAAGGAAAGAATCCTGGATTCGATCCGGATCGTAACGAATCAAAATAAGTCGGGCTACGGTAAGAAGAAAGTCGTAGAAGATTATCCCGCGGGTGAAGTTTCAAAGAAGATTGTGAGCATTGTTCAGAGTTATACGGATTATATCAATCGAACCGTCTGGCATAAAAGTTAA
- a CDS encoding flippase yields MLKKVYSKYPNLEKILKNSGWLFFDKFFRMGMGMLLGVWIARYFGPDDYGKLNYVIAYIALIGSFTNLGLDGIVVRELIKDQNSKAEIISTSFVLQFFAGIAAYGISLILILFLRPNESDVFWMVFLVGFTLSLRAISVVKYWYEAEVITKYFVWLENSLFFVFSGFRVLLILKGFGIFAFIWLGLIESLINLLGYYFLYNLHNQRFSVRHANWKRAESLLRNSWMLLLSGLAVIVYMRIDQIMIGQMMGDEAVGVYTAAVKISEVWYFIPMTIVSSIFPAILKAKQFNQNLYLDRLRLLHSFMFILSLMIAIPMTFLSDPIIQALFGKKYSEAGIILSIHIWAGVFVFLGVASSRYYLTENLQRGELYKSLLGCFSNIVLNYFLIPVYGIKGAAIATVISQFIASMLFNLLFKRTREIFFIQLESMFFWKIFFQLHNFRKSLS; encoded by the coding sequence CTGCTTAAGAAAGTTTATTCTAAATATCCTAACCTGGAAAAAATTTTAAAGAACAGTGGCTGGCTTTTCTTTGATAAATTCTTTAGAATGGGGATGGGGATGTTATTAGGAGTTTGGATAGCTCGTTATTTTGGTCCGGATGATTATGGGAAGTTGAATTATGTGATCGCGTATATTGCCCTCATCGGTAGTTTTACAAATTTGGGTTTGGATGGTATCGTAGTTCGCGAATTGATAAAGGATCAGAATTCAAAAGCGGAGATTATTTCTACATCTTTCGTTTTGCAGTTTTTTGCAGGAATAGCGGCTTACGGAATAAGTCTTATTTTAATTCTTTTCCTAAGACCGAATGAGTCTGATGTTTTTTGGATGGTGTTTTTAGTGGGTTTTACGCTAAGCCTTCGAGCGATAAGCGTTGTTAAATATTGGTATGAAGCGGAGGTTATAACAAAATATTTCGTCTGGTTGGAGAATTCTCTTTTCTTTGTATTTTCTGGATTTCGGGTTTTGTTGATTTTGAAAGGTTTCGGGATCTTTGCCTTTATATGGCTTGGTCTTATCGAATCACTCATTAACTTACTCGGTTACTATTTTTTATACAATCTTCATAACCAGAGATTCTCAGTAAGGCACGCAAATTGGAAACGTGCAGAATCGCTTCTTAGAAATAGTTGGATGTTGTTGCTTTCTGGTCTTGCCGTTATCGTTTATATGAGGATCGATCAGATTATGATCGGACAAATGATGGGGGACGAAGCCGTGGGGGTCTATACTGCGGCCGTTAAGATAAGCGAAGTATGGTATTTTATCCCCATGACAATCGTTTCATCCATTTTCCCGGCAATCTTAAAAGCGAAGCAATTCAATCAAAACCTGTATTTGGATCGGCTACGACTCTTGCATTCTTTCATGTTTATCTTATCACTAATGATTGCGATTCCGATGACTTTTTTATCGGATCCGATCATACAGGCTCTTTTTGGTAAAAAGTATTCGGAGGCAGGTATTATCTTATCGATTCATATATGGGCGGGAGTTTTTGTCTTTTTAGGCGTTGCAAGTAGTCGTTACTATTTAACTGAAAATCTTCAAAGAGGAGAATTGTATAAAAGTTTATTGGGTTGTTTTTCAAATATTGTTTTGAATTATTTTTTAATTCCTGTCTATGGGATAAAAGGAGCCGCGATCGCGACCGTTATATCTCAGTTTATCGCAAGCATGTTATTTAATTTATTGTTCAAAAGAACTCGTGAGATATTCTTCATTCAATTAGAATCAATGTTCTTTTGGAAAATTTTCTTCCAACTGCATAACTTTAGGAAATCTTTATCTTAA